In the genome of Streptosporangiales bacterium, the window GCTCGTCCTGCGTCACGTTGCAGACCTTGCGGATCGGGTCGTACGCCTTGTCCGTGATCGGTAGGTAGCCCCACGTCGCGGACTCGCCGGCGACGAGGCACGACTTGGCGTCGTCGCACTTGCCGTTCTTCACCAGCCAGTCCTTGTTCAGCTGCTTGGTGAAGCTGGTGGTGATGCCCTTCCTGACGTCCTCGGGCAGCGCGTCGCTCATCGCGACCGGAGAGCTGGGTATCCCCGTGCTCTTCCAGACGACCTTGATGTCGCCCTTCTTCAGCTTTCCCGCGTCGGGCATGGTCGTGTCGACCATCGTGTCCGCGGCGAAGCCGACGTCGCACTTGCCCGACTTCACCGAGAGCACCGACAGGTCGTGGCCGCCGGCCATGACCTTCTGCACGTCCTTGTCGGGGTCGAGCTTGTTCTGCTTCAGCCCTGCGGAGGGGAAGAGGTAGCCGGACGTCGACGCCGGGTCGACGAAGCAGACCTTCTTGCCCTTGAAGTCCTTGAGTGACGTCACGCCTGCGTCGTCGCCCCTGGCGATGC includes:
- the phnD gene encoding phosphate/phosphite/phosphonate ABC transporter substrate-binding protein, with protein sequence MRPRRAYTAMLGLTLLLVGTTACGTGSASDSDTLVFAAIPSEQDSDPRQSYATVIERLEANTGREVEFKQTTNYNGVIEGMKSGTIDVAVFGPFSYVLARTVGAEITPVAVSVEDTKEPIYHSYGIARGDDAGVTSLKDFKGKKVCFVDPASTSGYLFPSAGLKQNKLDPDKDVQKVMAGGHDLSVLSVKSGKCDVGFAADTMVDTTMPDAGKLKKGDIKVVWKSTGIPSSPVAMSDALPEDVRKGITTSFTKQLNKDWLVKNGKCDDAKSCLVAGESATWGYLPITDKAYDPIRKVCNVTQDEQCKGEA